In one Lycorma delicatula isolate Av1 chromosome 5, ASM4794821v1, whole genome shotgun sequence genomic region, the following are encoded:
- the LOC142324896 gene encoding uncharacterized protein LOC142324896 isoform X2: protein MNTSTATNYYVKLVRGSETEPPLGPLALFSFIVPTRTEKISYKELHNLLRTALKSHLQHGLLLDTREKGVMYPVVHFSDDRESLKKCLSGEHSLGDDFVLQQGVYREVRSIRPEGQHQNGHLLQPEHIGYILLGFKSLDKNFSQVMVDSWKDWTGARHIYMYLPDELGLARISFYHREAPDSLNMFMYLVLVECHCITNRERQIRLLDFAQRMRVERMSGYISVYGQAVNT, encoded by the exons gtaGTGAAACAGAGCCTCCACTTGGTCCTTtggcattattttcatttatcgtaCCAACAAGAACAGAGAAGATTTCATACAAGGAATTGCATAATTTATTGAGAACTGCACTAAAGTCACATTTACAGCATGGTTTATTACTTGATACTCGAGAAAAAGgag ttatgtatCCAGTCGTTCACTTTTCTGATGACagagaatcattaaaaaaatgcttatctGGAGAACATTCTCTTGGAGATGACTTTGTTCTACAACaag GTGTCTATAGAGAAGTTAGAAGCATTCGTCCAGAGGGTCAGCATCAAAATGGCCACCTACTTCAACCTGAACACATTGGTTATATTTTACTTGGTTTCAAGAGCCTTGACAAGAATTTCAGCCAA gtTATGGTTGATTCATGGAAAGACTGGACAGGAGCAAGACATATTTACATGTATTTACCTGATGAATTAGGGTTAGCAAGAATCAGTTTTTATCATAGAGAAGCACCAGACAGCCTTAATATGTTCATGTACCTTGTATTAGTCGAGTGCCATTGTATAACAAATAGAGAACGCCag attcGCTTGTTGGATTTTGCACAAAGAATGAGAGTTGAACGAATGTCAGGGTATATTTCAGTGTATGGTCAAGCAGTTAATACTTaa
- the LOC142324409 gene encoding uncharacterized protein LOC142324409 — MVYPDDFIASEHGTRDVIDNDVPVPFVITVIRHGSNDHIHPNFPTPGQIRSMFNTSKISECPEYATSPSTMSDPLEWRPQNQMEVLEERLLRMHQWVESSSFHGHFIDFNTLINERDTDICEKIHELCLKLKDIIVLKEEINSKDIREHISDIENFNEIMKNRSGIKMSITNNEANENMDPCLMENKDKSEKISDTESVTSNKEEIPKKNVSVREINTSKESLESLIQFSITPDASQASKVKIHHPGINSPSQHNNKNNLPKKNIQSTRICIKPKQPDNTGFHASKSNKEEGLKNLKTKSKKLSQSLHKEEIVKKATQLGLLDAEENIMRVPHLTERAQLALLEKQIQGKMKIRQLGLERKKPDQREKTYIYKENEQNNSSTIMKNKFKENIISNNSDLKDSDFFNSPYNVLTKSKKESNIRSNACKNTDTMKSREIINKLNDVFKACSDKHNSIKEICIKNVSTSTSTTESSSFDEPQYLNEDFSSLVQEEVILKDITNEDNNNNNSNNNNNNNNDDDTNNNNDNEDDIENHEQKKDNKEIVTSFIASKERLDKWDSDILPSLSMERCVNTRLSSERTTSRILKFLFFWIPLFLFSLLSAVLVCQCQPSLDLWRFLIDSSKLCYDHIQEIPWKEVFIKIIDDIHSKFQSIFF, encoded by the exons ATGGTTTATCCTGATGATTTTATAGCTTCCGAACATGGAACTAGAGATGTAATTGATAATGATGTTCCTGTTCCATTTGTTATTACAGTGATTAGACATGGAAGCAATGATCATATACATCCAAA ttttccaacTCCAGGCCAAATTCGTTCAATGTTTAACACATCAAAAATAAGTGAATGTCCAGAATATGCAACTTCACCATCAACAATGTCTGATCCACTGGAATGGAGGCCTCAAAATCAGATGGAAGTGCTAGAAGAACGTTTATTAAGGATGCATCAATGGGTTGAGTCGTCATCATTTCACGGACATTTCATAGATTTTaacactttaattaatgaaagagatACTGATATATGTGAAAAGATACATGAATTATGTTTAAAGTTAAAAGACATAATAGTACTGAAGgaagaaataaatagtaaagatatAAGAGAACATATATCTgacattgaaaattttaatgaaattatgaaaaatagatcTGGTATAAAAATGAGTATAACTAATAATGAAGCAAACGAAAATATGGATCCATGTTTaatggaaaataaagataaatctgaaaaaatttcagatacaGAAAGTGTAACATCTAACAAAgaagaaatacctaaaaaaaatgtatcggttcgtgaaataaatacaagtaaagaGTCTCTTGAAtctttaatacaattttcaataaCTCCAGATGCATCTCAAGCATCTAAAGTCAAAATACACCACCCAGGAATCAACTCACCAtcacaacataataataaaaataatttacctaaaaaaaatattcagagtaCAAGAATTTGTATAAAACCGAAGCAACCTGATAATACAGGTTTCCACGCATCTAAATCAAACAAAGAGGAAGGTTTGAAGAATCTGAAAACAAAATCTAAGAAACTATCACAATCATTACATaaagaagaaatagtaaaaaaagcaACACAATTGGGCTTATTAGATGCTGAAGAAAATATTATGAGAGTACCGCATTTAACAGAAAGGGCTCAGTTAGCtcttttagaaaaacaaattcaaggaaaaatgaaaattaggcAATTaggtttagaaagaaaaaaacctgatcaaagagaaaaaacttacatttataaagaaaacgAGCAAAATAACAGTAGTactataatgaaaaacaaattcaaggaaaatataatatcaaataattctGACTTAAAAGATTCAGACTTTTTTAATTCTCCGTATAATgtgttaacaaaaagtaaaaaagaatctaATATCAGATCAAATGCATGTAAAAATACTGATACAATGAAATcaagagaaataattaataaactgaatgaTGTATTTAAAGCATGTAGTGACAAACATAATtcaattaaagaaatttgtataaaaaatgtaagcaCTTCAACATCAACAACAGAATCATCCTCATTTGATGAACcacaatatttaaatgaagacTTTAGTAGTTTAGTGCAagaagaagtaattttaaaagatataacaaatgaggataataataataataatagtaataataataataataataataatgatgatgatactaataataataatgacaatgaaGATGATATTGAGAATCATGAGCAGAAAAAAGATAACAAAGAAATTGTAACATCTTTTATTGCTTCAAAAGAAAGATTAGATAAATGGGATAGTGATATTTTACCGTCCCTTTCCATGGAAAGATGTGTCAATACAAG attatcaaGTGAAAGAACAAcatcaagaattttaaaatttttatttttttggattcctttatttttattttctttgttatctgCTGTGTTAGTTTGTCAATGTCAACCAAGTTTAGATTTATGGAGATTTTTGATCGATTCTTCAAAACTATGTTATGATCATATACAAGAAATCCCATGGaaagaagtatttattaaaataatagatgatattcattcaaaatttcagtcaatattcttttga